The sequence GGTTGAGGTCGGCGAACTCTTTGAGGTAGCCGGTCTGTGGACCGTAGATGGTGGAATCGCCATAATCGAGGATCACCACATGTTTGCCACCAGCGACGGCACTACGGATAATCTGGCGGGTTTTATCCTGTTGGGCGGCGCGTTGCTCGGCACTGCCGCGGTGGCCCATGCGGCCGAACAGGCCATGACCGGCATCGTGCAGTGGCTTGTCGCCGATCAGATCGGCCAGCTTGGCACGGGTTTGTTCAGGGTGCATGGCCAGAAACACATCGGCGTTGACAATGGCTTTATGCGCGCGCAGGGTCATATTGTCGCGGTCGCCGATACCGACGCTGACCAGTTTGAGGGTGCCGGTTTGTGCTGCCATGGCGACTCCGGTGAAGGCCAGCAACACCGTCAGGGTGATATAGGCCAGGACTGAGCAATGTTTTAGACGAAGGTAGTGTGGCATGGTTGACTCCTTGAAAAGAGCGGCCCTTGCGGGCCGCGCAGTTAACTTCGGAAAGTGAGATTAAAAGTGATAGGTCATGGCCAGACGAACATCGCGTCCCGGCTCGTAAACGGCGGTGCTGTCGGTGCCGACACTGGTCTGATCGCTGTAGCGGCGGTCAAACAGGTTGCGCACCGCCAACTGCACGCTTAAGCCGTCAATTGATGTGGTCCACTCGGCTTGGAGATGATGAAGCACGTAGCCACTGCGGTCGATATCGTCTTTGTCGAGACCGGCCATGGCGTCGAGGGTGTAACCGCAGGAAAAGTCTGGCCGTACTTGCCAGGAGGTATCCCACATCAACCGGTCGCCAGTGGTGGCGGCGGTGCGGTTGCCGACACTGGCGCCGATCAGGTCGCCGTTGTCATCTTCGGCGCGGGCACGGGTGTAAGAAACGCTGGTGCGAAAGTCGCTCAGTTGCCATGCCAGACGCAGCTCCCAGCCGTTGACCTCAATGGTGTCATCATTGTAAAAACCGCTGACAGGGGCACCACGTCGTCCGCCGATCTGGGCGATGAGATCGTCAATTTCGGTTTTGAACACGGTCAGTTCGGCTTCGAAAGAATCACCACGACGCAGCAGGTTGTCCCGCTCGAAGCGCAGTCCGCCTTCGTAGCGTTGTGAGGTTTCCGGTTCAAAGCTTTTACCGTAACTGTCCTTGCCCGGTTGTTGGTTGAAGGTGGCATCGTCCACCGCTGAAACCAGCCACTGCACCGGGATAACACCGCTGCTGCGTACCGATTCGCCATAGCCGCCGAACAGGGTCAGACCATAGCCAAGCTCAAATTCGGCACCGGCACTTGGTGATAGTTCATCGCCGTCAATGGTTTCGGCACCGAAATCGGCGGAGTAATCGTCATAACGCAGCCCGGCGGACAAGTGCAGGCGGCCGATGGCCATGCGTTCCTGGATAAACAGGCCGAAAGTTTCGCTGCGATTGTCATCGCCGCGACTGGAGCCGGACGCTTCATAGCTGCCGTCTTCCTGATAGAAATCGCCCCCCACGGTCAACTCATGGTCCGTTGCGCCAAGGGAGAAATGGGCTGTGTTGCGCAGCTCGCCGCCATAGCCTTCGGTTTCCGTTTCCGTATTGTTGTCGCTGTTTTCCAGGGACTGTTCGTTGTGGAACAGGTTGAGACGAACATCGACCAGAGTGGAGGACGGCATGGTGTAGCGGTAGTCCAGCACCTGGGTCTGGCGTTCGCTGATCTGATAGTTGAGTGTCGCGGTATCATCGTAGCTGCTGTCACCGGCGCCCCAGC comes from Desulfuromonas acetoxidans DSM 684 and encodes:
- a CDS encoding TonB-dependent receptor domain-containing protein — its product is IEEETMEVSATSIEQNRTHQVDLDQAQRNLAMDMADVLRDEPAIQIGGGTRNAQRFYLRGIEASNLNIRIDGASQGRNLFQHRGATGGMDADLLKAVTVETLPSSDQGGGGLGGSIKFETLDAQDLGTGDRPVGARLKVSHSSVDDAIAGAATGYGLYGTSGLLVHISGTNSEDYTSGDGDEVHGSAGRDRDYFAKFSLVDQAGHSLRLSAEKNENSGLYRWGAGDSSYDDTATLNYQISERQTQVLDYRYTMPSSTLVDVRLNLFHNEQSLENSDNNTETETEGYGGELRNTAHFSLGATDHELTVGGDFYQEDGSYEASGSSRGDDNRSETFGLFIQERMAIGRLHLSAGLRYDDYSADFGAETIDGDELSPSAGAEFELGYGLTLFGGYGESVRSSGVIPVQWLVSAVDDATFNQQPGKDSYGKSFEPETSQRYEGGLRFERDNLLRRGDSFEAELTVFKTEIDDLIAQIGGRRGAPVSGFYNDDTIEVNGWELRLAWQLSDFRTSVSYTRARAEDDNGDLIGASVGNRTAATTGDRLMWDTSWQVRPDFSCGYTLDAMAGLDKDDIDRSGYVLHHLQAEWTTSIDGLSVQLAVRNLFDRRYSDQTSVGTDSTAVYEPGRDVRLAMTYHF
- a CDS encoding SAM-dependent methyltransferase yields the protein MPHYLRLKHCSVLAYITLTVLLAFTGVAMAAQTGTLKLVSVGIGDRDNMTLRAHKAIVNADVFLAMHPEQTRAKLADLIGDKPLHDAGHGLFGRMGHRGSAEQRAAQQDKTRQIIRSAVAGGKHVVILDYGDSTIYGPQTGYLKEFADLNPEVVPGISSFNAANAALKCGITGGSQSHSVIITAAMGAREGYKGKDTLTKLAETQSTMVFFTMGLNLSEVVKQLKTQYDAITPMAIVLYAGSSDKEQVIRGTLNTITTQVEDDKLPFEHLIYVGDFLR